One Setaria italica strain Yugu1 chromosome II, Setaria_italica_v2.0, whole genome shotgun sequence DNA segment encodes these proteins:
- the LOC101779810 gene encoding agmatine coumaroyltransferase-2 produces the protein MKITVNSSKAVKPATADAPRPDVVPLSVFDKVNFDTYVSVIYVFRPPTPPNAALEAGLARALAEYPEWAGRLGVDGRGNRAILLLNGEGARLVEATADVALDSVLPLSPAPEVRSLHPSEDGAEEVMLIQLTRFACGGLAVGFTAHHLVSDGRATNNFFLAWSQATRGVPVDPVPVHDRASFFKPRDPPRVEFDHSGVEFKKPEPAAAPLHSEAGNNVNDEVLVHKAHFSREFIARLKSQASPPGGRPCSTLRCVVAHLWRCITAARGLHAAGAATTSVCIAVDGRARMIHPVPDGYTGNVVLWARPTAAARDLVARPLRHAVELINRELARVDGSYFGSFVDFATSGAVEAEGLVPVADAAEMVLSPNIEVDSWLRIPFYDLDFGGSRPCFFMPSYLPVEGLLILVPSYYRDGSIDAYVTLFSRHMDAFKTLLVNGPTASVPIEIGPDTNTTGKITSSTGNKGVAVTMMGGEGDEGAAVDDMERAVGDERTDG, from the exons ATGAAGATCACCGTGAACTCGTCGAAGGCCGTCAagcccgccaccgccgacgcccCCCGGCCGGACGTCGTGCCGCTCTCGGTGTTCGACAAGGTGAACTTCGACACGTACGTCTCCGTCATCTACGTCTTCCGCCCACCGACGCCGCCCAACGCCGCGCTCGAGGCGGGCCTCGCCAGGGCGCTCGCCGAGTACCCCGAGTGGGCGGGGCGGCTCGGCGTGGACGGCCGCGGGAACCgagccatcctcctcctcaacgGCGAGGGCGCGCGGCTCGTGGAGGCCACGGCGGACGTCGCCCTCGACTCCGTCCTGCCTCTGAGCCCGGCGCCGGAGGTGAGGAGCCTGCACCCGAGCGAGGACGGTGCCGAGGAGGTCATGCTCATCCAGCTCACGCGGTTCGCGTGCGGCGGGCTCGCCGTCGGGTTCACCGCGCACCACCTCGTCTCCGACGGCCGCGCCACCAACAACTTCTTCCTCGCGTGGAGCCAGGCCACCCGCGGGGTCCCAGTCGACCCGGTGCCCGTCCACGACCGCGCCTCCTTCTTCAAGCCCCGTGACCCGCCGCGGGTCGAGTTCGACCACAGCGGCGTCGAGTTCAAGAAGCCggagccggcggccgcgccgctgcACTCGGAGGCCGGTAACAACGTCAACGACGAGGTGTTGGTCCACAAAGCCCACTTCAGCCGGGAGTTCATCGCCAGGCTCAAGTCCCAGGCGTCCCCGCCGGGCGGCCGGCCCTGCAGCACGCTGCGGTGCGTGGTGGCGCACCTGTGGCGGTGCAtcacggcggcgcgggggctccacgccgccggcgcggccaccACCAGCGTCTGCATCGCCGTCGACGGGCGCGCGCGGATGATCCATCCGGTGCCGGACGGGTACACAGGCAACGTGGTGCTGTGGGCGCGCcccaccgcggcggcgcgggacctGGTGGCGCGGCCGCTGCGGCACGCGGTGGAGCTCATCAACCGGGAGCTTGCCCGAGTCGACGGGAGCTACTTCGGGTCCTTCGTCGACTTCGCGACATcgggggcggtggaggcggaggggctGGTGCCGGTGGCCGACGCGGCGGAGATGGTGCTGAGCCCCAACATCGAGGTCGACAGTTGGCTGCGGATCCCGTTCTACGACCTCGACTTCGGCGGCAGCCGGCCGTGTTTTTTCATGCCGAGCTACCTCCCGGTGGAGGGCCTCCTCATCCTCGTGCCCTCCTACTACAGGGACGGCAGCATCGACGCCTACGTCACGCTCTTCAGCCGCCACATGGACGCCTTCAAGACACTACTAGTGAATGGACCCACGGCCTCAGTGCCGATTGAAATAGGACCCGATACtaacactactggaaaaatcACCTCTAGTACGGGCA ACAAGGGGGTGGCGGTGACAATGATGGGCGGCGAAGGTGACGAGGGGGCGGCAGTCGACGACATGGAGAGGGCGGTCGGCGACGAGAGGACGGACGGGTGA
- the LOC101786508 gene encoding uncharacterized protein LOC101786508 isoform X5: MPEEMSNQTPKTRDLVFKGLLAKKKEEKENDDGGASAAIDYDWIFKVMYYWTTIWGRVSFACQRIRRKGCCMRLKEILVTIGLWVSPCRWSVHEQKLEQYSLLESVSNFSSQSKLTKFMVKPWNVFLKGLFSNPFELNPFTERMVRRPAVPRHVWSVVWKPGEPAELLAEVKKALVLSLERTHRHGNKLTNGALSLSSSGAYELLWACSLELRQGLELGSVSLQQKENQVCVILTWHIATCYCDKELSASGTNEHYEVATRLSKYCAYLVAFAPKLLPGHHYDTWLAFTVVAQEALRDAGDEETIYRKGLKLGKQLKNVHADRCWEVLAGFWAEMLLYLAPSDNVKEHVECLAKGGEFITHLWALLTHAGILDRGQSDVADIENNGGNQPASRPTNRDGPSTGKSSADCGRSSQ; encoded by the exons ATGCCAGAAGAGATGAGTAACCAGACG CCCAAGACACGTGATCTTGTCTTCAAGGGGCTGCTCgccaagaagaaggaggagaaggagaatgACGATGGAGGGGCCAGCGCCGCAATCGACTATGACTGGATTTTCAAG GTGATGTACTACTGGACGACCATTTGGGGAAGGGTATCTTTTGCTTGCCAGCGCATCAGAAGGAAAGGCTGTTGCATGCGGCTTAAAGAGATTCTTGTTACCATTGGTCTGTGGGTGTCACCCTGCCGCTGGTCAGTACACGAGCAAAAGCTCGAGCAGTATTCGTTGCTTGAATCAGTGAGCAACTTCTCTAGTCAATCCAAGCTTACCAAGTTCATGGTCAAGCCCTGGAATGTATTTCTAAAGGGGCTATTCTCCAATCCATTCGAGCTTAATCCATTTACGGAGCGTATGGTGCGTCGTCCAGCTGTACCACGTCACGTATGGAGTGTCGTCTGGAAGCCTGGTGAACCTGCAGAGTTGCTTGCAGAAGTAAAGAAGGCACTTGTCCTGTCCCTTGAACGCACCCATCGCCATGGTAATAAGCTGACAAACGGGGCGTTATCACTGTCGTCCAGCGGGGCATATGAGCTATTGTGGGCTTGCAGCCtcgagcttcgccaaggcctcgaGCTCGGCTCGGTGTCCTTGCAGCAGAAGGAGAACCAGGTGTGTGTTATTCTGACCTGGCACATCGCAACATGCTACTGCGACAAGGAATTATCAGCATCAGGTACCAATGAACATTATGAGGTCGCCACAAGACTGTCCAAATATTGTGCATACTTGGTGGCTTTTGCACCAAAGCTTCTCCCGGGTCACCACTACGATACATGGCTCGCTTTTACGGTGGTTGCACAAGAAGCATTGAGGGATGCTGGGGATGAGGAGACGATTTACCGCAAGGGCCTAAAGCTGGGGAAGCAGCTCAAGAATGTGCACGCTGACCGTTGTTGGGAGGTGCTGGCGGGATTTTGGGCAGAGATGCTGCTCTACCTCGCGCCATCAGACAATGTGAAGGAGCATGTCGAGTGCCTGGCAAAAGGAGGGGAGTTCATAACACACCTGTGGGCGTTGCTCACCCACGCTGGCATCCTGGACAGGGGTCAAAGCGACGTCGCCGACATAGAAAATAATGGAGGGAATCAACCAGCATCGCGTCCAAC CAATAGGGATGGTCCTTCAACAGGAAAGTCCAGTGCGGATTGTGGAAGGAGCTCCCAATGA
- the LOC101786508 gene encoding uncharacterized protein LOC101786508 isoform X4 — protein MPEEMSNQTPKTRDLVFKGLLAKKKEEKENDDGGASAAIDYDWIFKVIDIELAFMYDFFFTKYAAIYYGNLRTQYVLPLVSATLTVVTAFLTAGGLLRPPSKGMEGSVIVDTTAADVYLTVAILVCISFLQVVQVMYYWTTIWGRVSFACQRIRRKGCCMRLKEILVTIGLWVSPCRWSVHEQKLEQYSLLESVSNFSSQSKLTKFMVKPWNVFLKGLFSNPFELNPFTERMVRRPAVPRHVWSVVWKPGEPAELLAEVKKALVLSLERTHRHGNKLTNGALSLSSSGAYELLWACSLELRQGLELGSVSLQQKENQVCVILTWHIATCYCDKELSASGTNEHYEVATRLSKYCAYLVAFAPKLLPGHHYDTWLAFTVVAQEALRDAGDEETIYRKGLKLGKQLKNVHADRCWEVLAGFWAEMLLYLAPSDNVKEHVECLAKGGEFITHLWALLTHAGILDRGQSDVADIENNGGNQPASRPTNRDGPSTGKSSADCGRSSQ, from the exons ATGCCAGAAGAGATGAGTAACCAGACG CCCAAGACACGTGATCTTGTCTTCAAGGGGCTGCTCgccaagaagaaggaggagaaggagaatgACGATGGAGGGGCCAGCGCCGCAATCGACTATGACTGGATTTTCAAGGTGATTGATATTGAGCTGGCTTTTATGTATGACTTCTTCTTCACCAAGTATGCTGCCATTTATTATGGAAATTTACGTACGCAATATGTGCTGCCACTGGTCTCAGCGACCTTAACGGTCGTAACAGCCTTCCTGACGGCTGGAGGCCTGCTGCGGCCTCCTTCTAAAGGGATGGAGGGGTCTGTCATCGTGGACACCACAGCAGCTGATGTTTATCTCACCGTAGCTATACTTGTGTGCATCTCTTTCCTTCAAGTGGTGCAGGTGATGTACTACTGGACGACCATTTGGGGAAGGGTATCTTTTGCTTGCCAGCGCATCAGAAGGAAAGGCTGTTGCATGCGGCTTAAAGAGATTCTTGTTACCATTGGTCTGTGGGTGTCACCCTGCCGCTGGTCAGTACACGAGCAAAAGCTCGAGCAGTATTCGTTGCTTGAATCAGTGAGCAACTTCTCTAGTCAATCCAAGCTTACCAAGTTCATGGTCAAGCCCTGGAATGTATTTCTAAAGGGGCTATTCTCCAATCCATTCGAGCTTAATCCATTTACGGAGCGTATGGTGCGTCGTCCAGCTGTACCACGTCACGTATGGAGTGTCGTCTGGAAGCCTGGTGAACCTGCAGAGTTGCTTGCAGAAGTAAAGAAGGCACTTGTCCTGTCCCTTGAACGCACCCATCGCCATGGTAATAAGCTGACAAACGGGGCGTTATCACTGTCGTCCAGCGGGGCATATGAGCTATTGTGGGCTTGCAGCCtcgagcttcgccaaggcctcgaGCTCGGCTCGGTGTCCTTGCAGCAGAAGGAGAACCAGGTGTGTGTTATTCTGACCTGGCACATCGCAACATGCTACTGCGACAAGGAATTATCAGCATCAGGTACCAATGAACATTATGAGGTCGCCACAAGACTGTCCAAATATTGTGCATACTTGGTGGCTTTTGCACCAAAGCTTCTCCCGGGTCACCACTACGATACATGGCTCGCTTTTACGGTGGTTGCACAAGAAGCATTGAGGGATGCTGGGGATGAGGAGACGATTTACCGCAAGGGCCTAAAGCTGGGGAAGCAGCTCAAGAATGTGCACGCTGACCGTTGTTGGGAGGTGCTGGCGGGATTTTGGGCAGAGATGCTGCTCTACCTCGCGCCATCAGACAATGTGAAGGAGCATGTCGAGTGCCTGGCAAAAGGAGGGGAGTTCATAACACACCTGTGGGCGTTGCTCACCCACGCTGGCATCCTGGACAGGGGTCAAAGCGACGTCGCCGACATAGAAAATAATGGAGGGAATCAACCAGCATCGCGTCCAAC CAATAGGGATGGTCCTTCAACAGGAAAGTCCAGTGCGGATTGTGGAAGGAGCTCCCAATGA
- the LOC101786508 gene encoding uncharacterized protein LOC101786508 isoform X2: MPEEMSNQTLHEYCSALRTELDLISDANATLMLLSNRTKDLWKSPRGTVIRIEVLVVVVVFMQLFLVAYGSRRRRSRNFFIQKGVLAAYTLSPSLVSYTLGSMQSSAIKSGMYSMWAISLYILFGCADSITAYSLTDNSQLMRQLFQSLLGYLYVFMIMGTTLNMGQVECQANFSGIHGRGCHLIFRTLPLIYLVLVAATYFMQRLAACRMASQSWFLNKMVADYMYQEHTMRGEDYDPATMTGYHYLVECNPGSTYIGDGKYVTRVPSDSIDLDKVWRNEDLSPDLKDACLSFSLFHLLRRRFFGFECGESSQPKTRDLVFKGLLAKKKEEKENDDGGASAAIDYDWIFKVMYYWTTIWGRVSFACQRIRRKGCCMRLKEILVTIGLWVSPCRWSVHEQKLEQYSLLESVSNFSSQSKLTKFMVKPWNVFLKGLFSNPFELNPFTERMVRRPAVPRHVWSVVWKPGEPAELLAEVKKALVLSLERTHRHGNKLTNGALSLSSSGAYELLWACSLELRQGLELGSVSLQQKENQVCVILTWHIATCYCDKELSASGTNEHYEVATRLSKYCAYLVAFAPKLLPGHHYDTWLAFTVVAQEALRDAGDEETIYRKGLKLGKQLKNVHADRCWEVLAGFWAEMLLYLAPSDNVKEHVECLAKGGEFITHLWALLTHAGILDRGQSDVADIENNGGNQPASRPTNRDGPSTGKSSADCGRSSQ, from the exons ATGCCAGAAGAGATGAGTAACCAGACG CTTCATGAGTACTGCTCCGCGTTGAGGACAGAGCTTGATCTTATTAGTGATGCAAATGCCACATTGATGTTATTGTCCAACCGCACTAAGGACTTGTGGAAGAGCCCTAGGGGAACGGTGATCCGAATTGAGGTGCTCGTAGTAGTGGTTGTCTTCATGCAGTTATTCCTTGTCGCCTACGGGTCCCGTCGACGTCGGAGCAGAAACTTCTTCATCCAGAAAGGTGTCTTGGCTGCATACACCTTGTCCCCCTCCCTGGTGTCATACACACTAGGTTCAATGCAGTCTTCGGCCATAAAGAGCGGCATGTACTCAATGTGGGCAATATCCCTGTACATCCTCTTTGGTTGTGCTGACTCTATCACAGCTTATAGTCTCACCGACAACAGCCAGCTCATGAGACAGCTCTTCCAATCTCTTCTCGGCTACCTATACGTGTTCATGATTATGGGAACTACACTCAACATGGGTCAGGTCGAATGCCAAGCAAATTTTTCTGGTATCCATGGCCGTGGCTGCCATTTAATTTTCAGAACGCTCCCGCTTATTTATCTGGTGCTCGTCGCTGCCACGTATTTCATGCAAAGATTAGCTGCATGTCGAATGGCAAGCCAATCATGGTTCTTGAATAAAATGGTTGCTGACTACATGTATCAGGAGCACACCATGAGAGGAGAAGATTACGATCCAGCCACCATGACAGGTTACCATTACCTCGTGGAGTGCAACCCGGGTTCTACGTATATTGGTGATGGAAAGTATGTAACCCGGGTCCCTTCTGATTCAATTGACCTAGACAAGGTGTGGCGAAACGAGGATCTAAGCCCTGATCTTAAGGATGCATGTCTTTCCTTCTCCCTTTTCCATCTGTTACGAAGACGTTTCTTTGGGTTTGAGTGCGGTGAATCATCGCAGCCCAAGACACGTGATCTTGTCTTCAAGGGGCTGCTCgccaagaagaaggaggagaaggagaatgACGATGGAGGGGCCAGCGCCGCAATCGACTATGACTGGATTTTCAAG GTGATGTACTACTGGACGACCATTTGGGGAAGGGTATCTTTTGCTTGCCAGCGCATCAGAAGGAAAGGCTGTTGCATGCGGCTTAAAGAGATTCTTGTTACCATTGGTCTGTGGGTGTCACCCTGCCGCTGGTCAGTACACGAGCAAAAGCTCGAGCAGTATTCGTTGCTTGAATCAGTGAGCAACTTCTCTAGTCAATCCAAGCTTACCAAGTTCATGGTCAAGCCCTGGAATGTATTTCTAAAGGGGCTATTCTCCAATCCATTCGAGCTTAATCCATTTACGGAGCGTATGGTGCGTCGTCCAGCTGTACCACGTCACGTATGGAGTGTCGTCTGGAAGCCTGGTGAACCTGCAGAGTTGCTTGCAGAAGTAAAGAAGGCACTTGTCCTGTCCCTTGAACGCACCCATCGCCATGGTAATAAGCTGACAAACGGGGCGTTATCACTGTCGTCCAGCGGGGCATATGAGCTATTGTGGGCTTGCAGCCtcgagcttcgccaaggcctcgaGCTCGGCTCGGTGTCCTTGCAGCAGAAGGAGAACCAGGTGTGTGTTATTCTGACCTGGCACATCGCAACATGCTACTGCGACAAGGAATTATCAGCATCAGGTACCAATGAACATTATGAGGTCGCCACAAGACTGTCCAAATATTGTGCATACTTGGTGGCTTTTGCACCAAAGCTTCTCCCGGGTCACCACTACGATACATGGCTCGCTTTTACGGTGGTTGCACAAGAAGCATTGAGGGATGCTGGGGATGAGGAGACGATTTACCGCAAGGGCCTAAAGCTGGGGAAGCAGCTCAAGAATGTGCACGCTGACCGTTGTTGGGAGGTGCTGGCGGGATTTTGGGCAGAGATGCTGCTCTACCTCGCGCCATCAGACAATGTGAAGGAGCATGTCGAGTGCCTGGCAAAAGGAGGGGAGTTCATAACACACCTGTGGGCGTTGCTCACCCACGCTGGCATCCTGGACAGGGGTCAAAGCGACGTCGCCGACATAGAAAATAATGGAGGGAATCAACCAGCATCGCGTCCAAC CAATAGGGATGGTCCTTCAACAGGAAAGTCCAGTGCGGATTGTGGAAGGAGCTCCCAATGA
- the LOC101786508 gene encoding uncharacterized protein LOC101786508 isoform X3 produces the protein MPEEMSNQTEHTMRGEDYDPATMTGYHYLVECNPGSTYIGDGKYVTRVPSDSIDLDKVWRNEDLSPDLKDACLSFSLFHLLRRRFFGFECGESSQPKTRDLVFKGLLAKKKEEKENDDGGASAAIDYDWIFKVIDIELAFMYDFFFTKYAAIYYGNLRTQYVLPLVSATLTVVTAFLTAGGLLRPPSKGMEGSVIVDTTAADVYLTVAILVCISFLQVVQVMYYWTTIWGRVSFACQRIRRKGCCMRLKEILVTIGLWVSPCRWSVHEQKLEQYSLLESVSNFSSQSKLTKFMVKPWNVFLKGLFSNPFELNPFTERMVRRPAVPRHVWSVVWKPGEPAELLAEVKKALVLSLERTHRHGNKLTNGALSLSSSGAYELLWACSLELRQGLELGSVSLQQKENQVCVILTWHIATCYCDKELSASGTNEHYEVATRLSKYCAYLVAFAPKLLPGHHYDTWLAFTVVAQEALRDAGDEETIYRKGLKLGKQLKNVHADRCWEVLAGFWAEMLLYLAPSDNVKEHVECLAKGGEFITHLWALLTHAGILDRGQSDVADIENNGGNQPASRPTNRDGPSTGKSSADCGRSSQ, from the exons ATGCCAGAAGAGATGAGTAACCAGACG GAGCACACCATGAGAGGAGAAGATTACGATCCAGCCACCATGACAGGTTACCATTACCTCGTGGAGTGCAACCCGGGTTCTACGTATATTGGTGATGGAAAGTATGTAACCCGGGTCCCTTCTGATTCAATTGACCTAGACAAGGTGTGGCGAAACGAGGATCTAAGCCCTGATCTTAAGGATGCATGTCTTTCCTTCTCCCTTTTCCATCTGTTACGAAGACGTTTCTTTGGGTTTGAGTGCGGTGAATCATCGCAGCCCAAGACACGTGATCTTGTCTTCAAGGGGCTGCTCgccaagaagaaggaggagaaggagaatgACGATGGAGGGGCCAGCGCCGCAATCGACTATGACTGGATTTTCAAGGTGATTGATATTGAGCTGGCTTTTATGTATGACTTCTTCTTCACCAAGTATGCTGCCATTTATTATGGAAATTTACGTACGCAATATGTGCTGCCACTGGTCTCAGCGACCTTAACGGTCGTAACAGCCTTCCTGACGGCTGGAGGCCTGCTGCGGCCTCCTTCTAAAGGGATGGAGGGGTCTGTCATCGTGGACACCACAGCAGCTGATGTTTATCTCACCGTAGCTATACTTGTGTGCATCTCTTTCCTTCAAGTGGTGCAGGTGATGTACTACTGGACGACCATTTGGGGAAGGGTATCTTTTGCTTGCCAGCGCATCAGAAGGAAAGGCTGTTGCATGCGGCTTAAAGAGATTCTTGTTACCATTGGTCTGTGGGTGTCACCCTGCCGCTGGTCAGTACACGAGCAAAAGCTCGAGCAGTATTCGTTGCTTGAATCAGTGAGCAACTTCTCTAGTCAATCCAAGCTTACCAAGTTCATGGTCAAGCCCTGGAATGTATTTCTAAAGGGGCTATTCTCCAATCCATTCGAGCTTAATCCATTTACGGAGCGTATGGTGCGTCGTCCAGCTGTACCACGTCACGTATGGAGTGTCGTCTGGAAGCCTGGTGAACCTGCAGAGTTGCTTGCAGAAGTAAAGAAGGCACTTGTCCTGTCCCTTGAACGCACCCATCGCCATGGTAATAAGCTGACAAACGGGGCGTTATCACTGTCGTCCAGCGGGGCATATGAGCTATTGTGGGCTTGCAGCCtcgagcttcgccaaggcctcgaGCTCGGCTCGGTGTCCTTGCAGCAGAAGGAGAACCAGGTGTGTGTTATTCTGACCTGGCACATCGCAACATGCTACTGCGACAAGGAATTATCAGCATCAGGTACCAATGAACATTATGAGGTCGCCACAAGACTGTCCAAATATTGTGCATACTTGGTGGCTTTTGCACCAAAGCTTCTCCCGGGTCACCACTACGATACATGGCTCGCTTTTACGGTGGTTGCACAAGAAGCATTGAGGGATGCTGGGGATGAGGAGACGATTTACCGCAAGGGCCTAAAGCTGGGGAAGCAGCTCAAGAATGTGCACGCTGACCGTTGTTGGGAGGTGCTGGCGGGATTTTGGGCAGAGATGCTGCTCTACCTCGCGCCATCAGACAATGTGAAGGAGCATGTCGAGTGCCTGGCAAAAGGAGGGGAGTTCATAACACACCTGTGGGCGTTGCTCACCCACGCTGGCATCCTGGACAGGGGTCAAAGCGACGTCGCCGACATAGAAAATAATGGAGGGAATCAACCAGCATCGCGTCCAAC CAATAGGGATGGTCCTTCAACAGGAAAGTCCAGTGCGGATTGTGGAAGGAGCTCCCAATGA
- the LOC101786508 gene encoding uncharacterized protein LOC101786508 isoform X1 — MPEEMSNQTLHEYCSALRTELDLISDANATLMLLSNRTKDLWKSPRGTVIRIEVLVVVVVFMQLFLVAYGSRRRRSRNFFIQKGVLAAYTLSPSLVSYTLGSMQSSAIKSGMYSMWAISLYILFGCADSITAYSLTDNSQLMRQLFQSLLGYLYVFMIMGTTLNMGQVECQANFSGIHGRGCHLIFRTLPLIYLVLVAATYFMQRLAACRMASQSWFLNKMVADYMYQEHTMRGEDYDPATMTGYHYLVECNPGSTYIGDGKYVTRVPSDSIDLDKVWRNEDLSPDLKDACLSFSLFHLLRRRFFGFECGESSQPKTRDLVFKGLLAKKKEEKENDDGGASAAIDYDWIFKVIDIELAFMYDFFFTKYAAIYYGNLRTQYVLPLVSATLTVVTAFLTAGGLLRPPSKGMEGSVIVDTTAADVYLTVAILVCISFLQVVQVMYYWTTIWGRVSFACQRIRRKGCCMRLKEILVTIGLWVSPCRWSVHEQKLEQYSLLESVSNFSSQSKLTKFMVKPWNVFLKGLFSNPFELNPFTERMVRRPAVPRHVWSVVWKPGEPAELLAEVKKALVLSLERTHRHGNKLTNGALSLSSSGAYELLWACSLELRQGLELGSVSLQQKENQVCVILTWHIATCYCDKELSASGTNEHYEVATRLSKYCAYLVAFAPKLLPGHHYDTWLAFTVVAQEALRDAGDEETIYRKGLKLGKQLKNVHADRCWEVLAGFWAEMLLYLAPSDNVKEHVECLAKGGEFITHLWALLTHAGILDRGQSDVADIENNGGNQPASRPTNRDGPSTGKSSADCGRSSQ; from the exons ATGCCAGAAGAGATGAGTAACCAGACG CTTCATGAGTACTGCTCCGCGTTGAGGACAGAGCTTGATCTTATTAGTGATGCAAATGCCACATTGATGTTATTGTCCAACCGCACTAAGGACTTGTGGAAGAGCCCTAGGGGAACGGTGATCCGAATTGAGGTGCTCGTAGTAGTGGTTGTCTTCATGCAGTTATTCCTTGTCGCCTACGGGTCCCGTCGACGTCGGAGCAGAAACTTCTTCATCCAGAAAGGTGTCTTGGCTGCATACACCTTGTCCCCCTCCCTGGTGTCATACACACTAGGTTCAATGCAGTCTTCGGCCATAAAGAGCGGCATGTACTCAATGTGGGCAATATCCCTGTACATCCTCTTTGGTTGTGCTGACTCTATCACAGCTTATAGTCTCACCGACAACAGCCAGCTCATGAGACAGCTCTTCCAATCTCTTCTCGGCTACCTATACGTGTTCATGATTATGGGAACTACACTCAACATGGGTCAGGTCGAATGCCAAGCAAATTTTTCTGGTATCCATGGCCGTGGCTGCCATTTAATTTTCAGAACGCTCCCGCTTATTTATCTGGTGCTCGTCGCTGCCACGTATTTCATGCAAAGATTAGCTGCATGTCGAATGGCAAGCCAATCATGGTTCTTGAATAAAATGGTTGCTGACTACATGTATCAGGAGCACACCATGAGAGGAGAAGATTACGATCCAGCCACCATGACAGGTTACCATTACCTCGTGGAGTGCAACCCGGGTTCTACGTATATTGGTGATGGAAAGTATGTAACCCGGGTCCCTTCTGATTCAATTGACCTAGACAAGGTGTGGCGAAACGAGGATCTAAGCCCTGATCTTAAGGATGCATGTCTTTCCTTCTCCCTTTTCCATCTGTTACGAAGACGTTTCTTTGGGTTTGAGTGCGGTGAATCATCGCAGCCCAAGACACGTGATCTTGTCTTCAAGGGGCTGCTCgccaagaagaaggaggagaaggagaatgACGATGGAGGGGCCAGCGCCGCAATCGACTATGACTGGATTTTCAAGGTGATTGATATTGAGCTGGCTTTTATGTATGACTTCTTCTTCACCAAGTATGCTGCCATTTATTATGGAAATTTACGTACGCAATATGTGCTGCCACTGGTCTCAGCGACCTTAACGGTCGTAACAGCCTTCCTGACGGCTGGAGGCCTGCTGCGGCCTCCTTCTAAAGGGATGGAGGGGTCTGTCATCGTGGACACCACAGCAGCTGATGTTTATCTCACCGTAGCTATACTTGTGTGCATCTCTTTCCTTCAAGTGGTGCAGGTGATGTACTACTGGACGACCATTTGGGGAAGGGTATCTTTTGCTTGCCAGCGCATCAGAAGGAAAGGCTGTTGCATGCGGCTTAAAGAGATTCTTGTTACCATTGGTCTGTGGGTGTCACCCTGCCGCTGGTCAGTACACGAGCAAAAGCTCGAGCAGTATTCGTTGCTTGAATCAGTGAGCAACTTCTCTAGTCAATCCAAGCTTACCAAGTTCATGGTCAAGCCCTGGAATGTATTTCTAAAGGGGCTATTCTCCAATCCATTCGAGCTTAATCCATTTACGGAGCGTATGGTGCGTCGTCCAGCTGTACCACGTCACGTATGGAGTGTCGTCTGGAAGCCTGGTGAACCTGCAGAGTTGCTTGCAGAAGTAAAGAAGGCACTTGTCCTGTCCCTTGAACGCACCCATCGCCATGGTAATAAGCTGACAAACGGGGCGTTATCACTGTCGTCCAGCGGGGCATATGAGCTATTGTGGGCTTGCAGCCtcgagcttcgccaaggcctcgaGCTCGGCTCGGTGTCCTTGCAGCAGAAGGAGAACCAGGTGTGTGTTATTCTGACCTGGCACATCGCAACATGCTACTGCGACAAGGAATTATCAGCATCAGGTACCAATGAACATTATGAGGTCGCCACAAGACTGTCCAAATATTGTGCATACTTGGTGGCTTTTGCACCAAAGCTTCTCCCGGGTCACCACTACGATACATGGCTCGCTTTTACGGTGGTTGCACAAGAAGCATTGAGGGATGCTGGGGATGAGGAGACGATTTACCGCAAGGGCCTAAAGCTGGGGAAGCAGCTCAAGAATGTGCACGCTGACCGTTGTTGGGAGGTGCTGGCGGGATTTTGGGCAGAGATGCTGCTCTACCTCGCGCCATCAGACAATGTGAAGGAGCATGTCGAGTGCCTGGCAAAAGGAGGGGAGTTCATAACACACCTGTGGGCGTTGCTCACCCACGCTGGCATCCTGGACAGGGGTCAAAGCGACGTCGCCGACATAGAAAATAATGGAGGGAATCAACCAGCATCGCGTCCAAC CAATAGGGATGGTCCTTCAACAGGAAAGTCCAGTGCGGATTGTGGAAGGAGCTCCCAATGA